The following are from one region of the Hippocampus zosterae strain Florida chromosome 9, ASM2543408v3, whole genome shotgun sequence genome:
- the blcap gene encoding bladder cancer-associated protein — protein MYCLQWLLPVLLIPKPLNPALWFNHSMFMGFYLLSFLLERKPCTICALVFLAALFLICYSCWGNCFLYHCQDTALPHAAHDPAIVGT, from the exons ATGTATTGCCTGCAGTGGCTGCTGCCGGTGCTGCTGATCCCCAAGCCGCTCAACCCGGCGCTGTGGTTCAACCACTCCATGTTCATGGGCTTCTACCTGCTCAGCTTCCTGCTGGAGAGGAAGCCGTGCACCATCTGTGCCTTGGTCTTCCTCGCCGCCCTCTTCCTCATCTGCTACAGCTGCTGGGGAAACTGCTTCCTCTATCACTGCCAG GACACCGCCCTGCCACACGCAGCCCACGACCCGGCTATCGTGGGAACCTAG
- the podxl2 gene encoding podocalyxin-like protein 2 isoform X1 — MKLRKIMKRWTAADLADLRLFTFVALIALPLCESFVPKPWNLEDPKSVPLGGDAEASLQEASGLFRRLEKHHVVKRMHDTLDLDTLIGYTPPSAPPDLPQETGPHQALEAELDEDGHFSGFGILGSSVSASTTTTTTDAAASSNIATTAVAPGTGTGTGTDFGLLAVKDFSRNATVADIDMATSIPPWQPKEEEEKEKEGKETRATSTSDVSPNGGLSETSWNWMTTASQEDHVVCVDWTQPSGHGYVILNMTHNLNCEEFRSDGGMRLLKTMERRFARRMKSPEGSWVIYLSKPTHQQRQMLMHVASEHGVISTKELLNLLGEMRLSLNKVGIQDYSAPSTCPPRRSPSQRSDYSKLFVVLVVIGSICLAIITSGFIYICWQRRPPTAKTTFHGEELRFVENGCHDNPTLDVACDNQPDDRPQDHQEEDEDQKKKNKSPSTNGLVGGGEGVCRDDNNPHWQVFVNQAVAEEEEEEEEDEEDTHL; from the exons ATGAAGCTGAGGAAGATCATGAAGAGGTGGACTGCAGCGGACCTGGCGGACCTGCGCCTCTTCACTTTTGTCGCGCTGATTG CACTGCCGCTCTGCGAGTCCTTTGTGCCCAAGCCCTGGAACCTG gagGACCCAAAGAGTGTGCCGCTTGGCGGGGATGCCGAGGCTTCCCTGCAGGAGGCCTCGGGTTTATTCAGACGGCTCGAGAAGCATCACGTGGTCAAGAGGATGCATGACACACTGGACCTGGATACTTTGATTG GGTACACTCCTCCCTCAGCACCCCCGGACCTCCCCCAGGAGACGGGGCCTCACCAG GCTTTGGAGGCGGAGCTCGATGAAGACGGTCACTTCAGCGGTTTCGGCATTCTTGGCTCTTCCGTATCGGCATCAACAACAACGACGACGACAGACGCGGCGGCGTCTTCTAATATTGCCACGACCGCGGTGGCGCCTGGGACGGGCACCGGCACAGGTACCGACTTTGGACTGCTGGCGGTCAAAG ATTTTTCCCGCAACGCCACTGTGGCAGACATTGACATGGCCACTAGCATACCGCCTTGGCAGCccaaagaggaggaagagaaagagaaggaaggaaaagaaaCCAGGGCCACGTCCACCTCAGATGTTTCGCCTAATGGGGGCTTATCTGAGACCAGCTGGAACTGGATGACCACGGCCTCTCAGGAGGATCAT GTGGTGTGCGTGGACTGGACACAGCCAAGTGGACATGGCTATGTCATCCTCAACATGACACACAATCTCAACTGC GAAGAGTTCCGCAGTGATGGCGGCATGCGCCTGCTGAAAACAATGGAGCGCCGGTTTGCACGGCGCATGAAAAGCCCCGAGGGATCTTGGGTAATTTACCTCAGCAAGCCCACACACCAACAACGACAGATGCTGATGCACGTGGCGTCTGAGCatg GTGTAATATCCACTAAGGAACTGCTGAACCTGCTGGGAGAAATGCGTTTAAGTTTAAACAAG GTGGGCATCCAGGACTACAGCGCCCCTTCTACATGCCCACCCCGCCGCAGTCCATCCCAGCGTAGCGACTACAGCAAACTCTTTGTGGTCCTGGTGGTCATTGGCTCCATCTGCCTGGCCATCATCACATCAGGCTTTATCTACATCTGCTGGCAAAGACGGCCCCCTACCGCCAAGACCACC TTCCACGGCGAGGAGCTTCGATTTGTGGAGaacggttgccatgacaaccccACCCTGGACGTGGCGTGCGACAACCAGCCTGACGACCGGCCTCAAGACCACCAAGAGGAAGACGAAgaccagaagaagaaaaacaagagtCCGAGTACCAATGGACTGGTGGGGGGAGGCGAAGGCGTCTGCAGGGACGACAACAACCCTCACTGGCAG GTGTTTGTCAATCAAGCAgtagcggaggaggaggaagaggaggaggaggatgaagaggacaCACACCTTTGA
- the podxl2 gene encoding podocalyxin-like protein 2 isoform X2: MHDTLDLDTLIGYTPPSAPPDLPQETGPHQALEAELDEDGHFSGFGILGSSVSASTTTTTTDAAASSNIATTAVAPGTGTGTGTDFGLLAVKDFSRNATVADIDMATSIPPWQPKEEEEKEKEGKETRATSTSDVSPNGGLSETSWNWMTTASQEDHVVCVDWTQPSGHGYVILNMTHNLNCEEFRSDGGMRLLKTMERRFARRMKSPEGSWVIYLSKPTHQQRQMLMHVASEHGVISTKELLNLLGEMRLSLNKVGIQDYSAPSTCPPRRSPSQRSDYSKLFVVLVVIGSICLAIITSGFIYICWQRRPPTAKTTFHGEELRFVENGCHDNPTLDVACDNQPDDRPQDHQEEDEDQKKKNKSPSTNGLVGGGEGVCRDDNNPHWQVFVNQAVAEEEEEEEEDEEDTHL, encoded by the exons ATGCATGACACACTGGACCTGGATACTTTGATTG GGTACACTCCTCCCTCAGCACCCCCGGACCTCCCCCAGGAGACGGGGCCTCACCAG GCTTTGGAGGCGGAGCTCGATGAAGACGGTCACTTCAGCGGTTTCGGCATTCTTGGCTCTTCCGTATCGGCATCAACAACAACGACGACGACAGACGCGGCGGCGTCTTCTAATATTGCCACGACCGCGGTGGCGCCTGGGACGGGCACCGGCACAGGTACCGACTTTGGACTGCTGGCGGTCAAAG ATTTTTCCCGCAACGCCACTGTGGCAGACATTGACATGGCCACTAGCATACCGCCTTGGCAGCccaaagaggaggaagagaaagagaaggaaggaaaagaaaCCAGGGCCACGTCCACCTCAGATGTTTCGCCTAATGGGGGCTTATCTGAGACCAGCTGGAACTGGATGACCACGGCCTCTCAGGAGGATCAT GTGGTGTGCGTGGACTGGACACAGCCAAGTGGACATGGCTATGTCATCCTCAACATGACACACAATCTCAACTGC GAAGAGTTCCGCAGTGATGGCGGCATGCGCCTGCTGAAAACAATGGAGCGCCGGTTTGCACGGCGCATGAAAAGCCCCGAGGGATCTTGGGTAATTTACCTCAGCAAGCCCACACACCAACAACGACAGATGCTGATGCACGTGGCGTCTGAGCatg GTGTAATATCCACTAAGGAACTGCTGAACCTGCTGGGAGAAATGCGTTTAAGTTTAAACAAG GTGGGCATCCAGGACTACAGCGCCCCTTCTACATGCCCACCCCGCCGCAGTCCATCCCAGCGTAGCGACTACAGCAAACTCTTTGTGGTCCTGGTGGTCATTGGCTCCATCTGCCTGGCCATCATCACATCAGGCTTTATCTACATCTGCTGGCAAAGACGGCCCCCTACCGCCAAGACCACC TTCCACGGCGAGGAGCTTCGATTTGTGGAGaacggttgccatgacaaccccACCCTGGACGTGGCGTGCGACAACCAGCCTGACGACCGGCCTCAAGACCACCAAGAGGAAGACGAAgaccagaagaagaaaaacaagagtCCGAGTACCAATGGACTGGTGGGGGGAGGCGAAGGCGTCTGCAGGGACGACAACAACCCTCACTGGCAG GTGTTTGTCAATCAAGCAgtagcggaggaggaggaagaggaggaggaggatgaagaggacaCACACCTTTGA
- the rbl1 gene encoding retinoblastoma-like protein 1 — protein sequence MRGDESSDSESGRMEESVARRSLETLCQELNMDERTATEAMDNFTAIWNTYTLEGEVVHWLACSLYAACRKGSTPTVGKGLMEGNCVSLTRILRTAKLSLIEFFSKMRKWSDMSNLCENFRLRMERLERNFEVSTVIFRKFQPIFAAMFRSPTGSEAPPPPPRQPRGRKHRRLPCHTADVFKFCWTLFVYTKGNFHMIGDDLVNSYHLLLCCLDLVFGNALMCANRKELINPAFIGTSGDEVQACADEASPCVLERLCELHDGLVVEAKGIKQHYFRPYIHKLFRKQILKGNEDLLTELLDPHNFIDNNKALNRQYEEYVLTVGDFDERIFLDADADEEIGTPRKSLRWPAGVGTGQATSAQAQLQHHVEKSATLAPSTPLTGRAYLKEKDVLVTPVSAATQSVSRLQSMVAGLRSAPSEQLLRIFKSCSRDPAESIVSQVKMLGQTFKEHYTNDSDHSSGSHIDFAESRLKLAEILFYKVLENVLMQETKRLQGKDMSVLLEKDIFHCSLLACCLEVVLFSYSSQRTFPWIINVFKLAPFYFFKVIEVFIRSEEGLSRDMVKHLNLIEEQVLESRAWTADSALWNALSAAGNKVPTVEEVNFPSSLDSGSCASTGGAQSQLPLMTLSPIVHPRIREVRSGVGSMRKEVPPSPLSVHDRYSSPAAGSAKRRLFGDDPPAPAVAASPVTSPAKRLTLSSTGTLKIGPQAGQTTVLSIPLQGGSSEHTITLIPVQPCDPSAGGPTQFLLTASPGRPLPAPAPVAALSNAQPAGGRPQRTGSLALFFRKVYHLASVRLRDLCARLDISSELRAKIWTAFEHALLHATQLMRDRHLDQMLLCTVYIIAKISKEAHTFQDIMKCYRSQPQASSHVYRSVLLHRTPRQQGALTDENMEVDPTSGAEPNETTQAGEEERGDLIQFYNNVYVIKMKSFAMRYATHDNRMDAPPMSPFPSVRCHPPSPRRVSQRHSVYVSPHKASARGLAPNSFTFRINSSPSKDLSDINRMLRQGCNGRKRALGMEGELMISSACDSPSKRACPENSASGPDILLKRLQDVVSERQSH from the exons ATGCGGGGCGACGAGTCGTCCGATTCAGAGTCGGGCCGCATGGAGGAGAGTGTAGCGCGGAGGAGTTTGGAGACGCTGTGTCAGGAGCTCAACATGGACGAGCGCACGGCGACCGAGGCCATGGACAACTTCACGGCCATCTGGAACACGTACACGCTGGAG GGCGAGGTGGTGCACTGGTTAGCGTGCTCGCTGTACGCCGCCTGCAGGAAAGGAAGCACGCCCACGGTGGGCAAAGGCCTGATGGAGGGAAACTGCGTCTCGCTCACCAGGATCCTGCGCACCGCCAAACTCAG CCTGATCGAGTTCTTCTCCAAGATGCGCAAGTGGTCCGACATGTCCAACCTGTGCGAGAACTTCCGCCTGCGCATGGAGCGTCTGGAGCGCAACTTTGAGGTTTCCACCGTCATCTTCCGCAAGTTCCAGCCCATCTTTGCCGCCATGTTCCGCAGCCCGACGGGCTCCGAGGCTCCGCCCCCTCCGCCACGCCAGCCCCGCGGTCGGAAGCACCGACGGCTGCCCTGTCACACCGCCGACGTCTTTAAGTTCTGCTGGACGCTCTTTGTCTACACCAAAG GTAACTTTCACATGATCGGTGACGACCTGGTGAACTCGTACCACCTGCTGCTGTGCTGTCTGGACCTGGTCTTTGGAAACGCGCTGATGTGCGCCAACAGGAAGGAGCTCATCAACCCCGCCTTCATCG GTACGTCGGGGGATGAAGTCCAGGCGTGCGCCGACGAGGCGTCTCCGTGTGTGCTGGAGAGATTGTGCGAGCTCCACGATGGCCTGGTGGTGGAAGCCAAAGGCATCAAACAGCACTACTTCAGGCCTTACATACACAAGCTCTTTCGCAAACAG ATACTGAAGGGCAACGAGGATCTTCTGACCGAACTTTTGGATCCTCACAACTTTATTGACAACAA CAAAGCGCTCAATCGCCAGTACGAGGAGTACGTCTTGACGGTAGGAGACTTTGACGAACGCATTTTCCTGGACGCCGATGCCGACGAGGAAATCGGAACGCCCAGGAAAAGTTTGCGCTGGCCCGCGGGCGTTGGCACGGGACAGGCCACCAGCGCTCAGGCACAATTGCAGCATCACGTTGAGAAG TCGGCCACCCTGGCGCCTTCCACGCCTCTGACGGGTCGGGCGTAcctgaaggagaaggacgtgctggTGACGCCCGTGTCGGCGGCCACGCAGAGCGTCAGCCGTCTTCAAAGCATGGTGGCCGGGCTCAGGAGTGCGCCCAGTGAGCAGCTGCTGCGCATCTTCAA GTCATGCTCTCGAGACCCCGCGGAGTCCATCGTGAGCCAGGTGAAGATGCTGGGACAGACCTTCAAAGAACACTACACCAACGACTCGGACCACTCGTCGGGGTCACACATCG ATTTTGCTGAGAGTCGCCTGAAGCTAGCTGAAATTCTCTTTTACAAAGTTCTGGAGAACGTCTTGATGCAAGAGACCAAGAGGCTGCAAGGGAAAGACAtgagt GTGCTACTGGAGAAGGACATCTTCCACTGTTCCCTTCTGGCGTGTTGCTTGGAGGTGGTTTTGTTCTCCTACAGCTCCCAGCGGACTTTCCCGTGGATCATTAACGTCTTCAAGCTGGCTCCCTTCTACTTCTTCAAG GTGATTGAGGTGTTTATCCGTTCCGAGGAAGGCTTGTCCCGAGATATGGTCAAGCATTTGAACCTGATCGAGGAGCAGGTGTTGGAGAGCCGAGCGTGGACTGCAGACTCTGCCCTGTGGAACGCCTTGAGTGCCGCCGGCAATAAGGTGCCCACCGTCGAGGAG GTGAACTTCCCATCCAGTCTGGACTCCGGCAGTTGCGCTTCCACCGGTGGCGCCCAGTCCCAACTTCCCCTGATGACACTTTCGCCCATCGTTCACCCTCGGATCAGAGAAGTCCGCTCAGGCGTGGGCAGCATGCGGAAAG AAGTTCCGCCATCCCCACTGTCGGTGCACGACCGCTACAGCTCTCCGGCCGCCGGCAGCGCCAAACGCCGTCTCTTCGGCGACGACCCGCCGGCCCCCGCCGTGGCGGCCAGCCCTGTCACGTCACCTGCCAAGCGCCTGACTCTCAGCTCTACCGGCACCTTGAAGATCGGCCCGCAGGCGGGGCAGACCACCGTGCTCAGCATACCGCTGCAAG GCGGCAGCAGCGAGCACACCATCACGCTGATCCCTGTCCAACCGTGTGATCCATCGGCCGGCGGCCCCACTCAGTTCCTGCTGACAGCATCCCCCGGCCGCCCCCTTCCCGCACCCGCGCCCGTCGCCGCGCTCTCCAACGCCCAGCCGGCCGGCGGCCGACCGCAGCGCACCGGTTCCCTGGCGCTTTTCTTCCGCAAG GTGTACCACCTGGCTAGCGTGCGCCTTCGTGATCTGTGCGCCCGACTGGACATCTCGTCGGAGCTGCGTGCAAAGATCTGGACAGCCTTTGAACACGCTCTGCTTCATGCCACCCAACTCATGAGGGACCGGCACCTGGACCAGATGCTGCTCTGCACTGTCTACATCATCGCCAAA ATCTCCAAGGAGGCGCACACGTTCCAGGACATCATGAAGTGCTACCGCAGCCAACCGCAGGCCAGCAGCCAT GTCTATCGCAGTGTCCTCCTGCATCGCACTCCCAGACAGCAGGGTGCGCTAACAGACGAAAACATGGAGGTTGATCCTACGTCTGGAGCAGAAC CTAACGAGACGACGCAGGCGGGCGAGGAGGAACGCGGCGACCTGATTCAGTTTTACAACAACGTCTACGTGATCAAGATGAAAAGTTTTGCCATGAGATATGCTACGCATGACAACAGG ATGGACGCCCCGCCCATGTCTCCGTTCCCTTCAGTGCGTTGCCACCCGCCGTCTCCTCGCCGAGTGTCTCAGCGTCATAGCGTTTACGTGTCGCCCCACAAAGCGTCGGCGAGGGGCCTGGCGCCAAACTCTTTCACCTTCCGCATCAACAGCAGCCCCTCCAAG